One part of the Methanobacterium spitsbergense genome encodes these proteins:
- a CDS encoding Hsp20/alpha crystallin family protein, with translation MKKRDHVLEMKDFIQKMMDDTAATLEGMRSEVETKIVDYTFVPGRDIIETNDEIIVNIALPGIKKEDITLDLSEKYLKIEAKFDTEQNIQGSYVTLTDKRTGVVKRNIKLPKKVIPKESSAKFENGVLKVEVSKLEKEERHRVIIE, from the coding sequence ATGAAAAAAAGAGATCATGTTTTGGAAATGAAAGATTTTATTCAGAAGATGATGGATGATACTGCTGCAACCTTGGAAGGTATGAGAAGTGAAGTTGAAACCAAGATTGTCGACTATACATTTGTGCCTGGCAGGGATATTATAGAGACAAATGATGAAATTATAGTAAATATTGCACTGCCTGGTATTAAGAAAGAAGATATTACCCTGGATCTATCTGAGAAATATCTTAAAATTGAAGCAAAATTCGACACCGAACAAAATATACAGGGTTCTTATGTGACCTTAACAGATAAAAGGACTGGTGTTGTTAAGCGAAATATAAAATTACCTAAAAAGGTTATTCCAAAAGAATCCTCTGCTAAATTTGAAAATGGTGTTCTAAAAGTTGAGGTATCTAAATTAGAAAAGGAAGAAAGACACAGAGTCATTATCG